The DNA sequence AATGAGTTAAGGAAAAACACGAGAAATAatacaaagacagacattttcgggttgtgtgttttctgtttggttacAAACAGGAGGTTGACTGTGCTAGCAGCGGTTAGCTAGTGCTAACGTTACATCCACTGTGCTAGCAAACACTGAGCGCCTCCGACAAGGATATTCTCTTCAGTGAGTCTCTGAATGTAGGCATCACACTCCTCCAGTCTGCTCCTAAGCTCGCCCATTTCTTCCTggtcttcttcatcatctgtgaAGCGAATGTGCTTTGATAACGTTGGTGCGGAGTCATCGAGCTGCTCAAAGAGCTCACTATCCCCGAAATCAACttcagccatttttttccccagctcaGTGATGCAGGACGGGAGTTCAGAGGTCAAGGCAACCACGCTTCGTTTTCATTGGTCCCATTTATGTCACGTGATACGTGGACGAAACCACACGTCGGGGGGTTTACTGGCCCACTATTTTGGTTTACGGGTTCTATAAATCCTACACGAAAGGAAGCCATCGAAGGTTGcttacattaaataaaacataggATTagatgaaacacacagcacacctgTTCCAACCATTCTGTAAGTCTGAAGTCTGGAGATATGAAATTAGCACCCCTAAGAAGATCAACCCATTTATACAGTTGATTCCGACATAAATGCTCCAGTGTAAGATTCATTACTTCCCACTCTAAAATGTAGAAGCAACTATTATGCTCAGCTCAATAcagtttgcttgtgttttgtttctaaagCAACCAATAGTACACATACTGATTTATCTAGTCTGTAAGGCATCGTTGAGGGCTTATAATACGCCaatctctttctttttagtTCGGTTTGTTGCAGCCGTTTGAGTTCTTAGTTTGCGTTTTTTTCTGGTAAAACATTTAATCTTTCTCCAGGACAAGACACAAGTGTGACTGAGTGGGAAGCTTTATTTGCGTCCTTCAAGCAATGGCGGGTAACTTAACTATCCCGTTAACTTTACCGCAGTGGGACGGGGGCTCACGCAAAATTCGCTTTATTCATTTGGTGGATCAGACATCGTTCAGGCTGACAGACTGTCCCAACAAGGTGAGTGTTAACATCACTGCAGGAGCAaaggggtgtgtgtttgttcttagAGCTCTAATGACGGTGGTAGATTTGTAGGTAGAATGCTAAGACACACCTACTTTTAAAGGAttgtgcttcttttcttttatatgaatatttacaatgaaaattcagcttttttccCCTATAGCTTCCATGTTATATGACCCAGTGACCCCATACTAATGCCGAATTGTATAACCACACTGGTCACATAAAACACACCTGTTTTAAATGGATGTTACTGCTTCGTTGATTTTATATGGATATTTACAATgaaaattcagcatttcttttcaataGCTTATCTGTCATGTGACCCATTGACTTGAATTCAATGCAGACAAGTCCTCTTATACTGGCTAAATGCGACACACCTGTTTTAATCTGGATTTTAGtggaatttctatttttcatgaatattttgaagaaaaatcTGTTGGTGCCTTAATACACTACCGTCTCTTTATTGGTTTCAGAGTTCAGTGGTTCCTCTCTTTTTAGGAGCTGATCTCTTCTCACACACCGACATCCGAACAGAGAACCATCCCAGACATCATGCAAAGTTTGCCAAGAAAGGACtggcaacaaaaatacatttctcctCAGGTAAAATGAGAGTTGTACCAAAAGACATAACACTGACTTATCTTACAtcagtgcacaaacactgacactagACAATCTTCTGGTTGCAGAATTTAGGTTCCATGGGTTGAAGGTACCTACTGTCAGTAACAGCCTCTGGTTCTACAGCGTTGAAGGACTTTTTCGAGTAGCCTTTGAAATGTACAGTAAGCAAGAGCAGCTTGCTGTGCTTGAGAACTTCCAGGTAGAGTGTaattcactttgtgtttgtctctgcaaGGTATCAGTGTTTTGTTATATGTATACCACTTTATATCTTTTCATATATTATTGTCTTTCCTTTGCAGGATGTTTGGAAATCACAGATAAATGGGAGCCCTCTGAAAACGAGTTACAGCCTCAGTGTGCAGCTGGACTTTGCAATATCCAGCAACTTGCATGACATAGAAACAAGCAATGAAACCCCATCACAACCTCTGCATTGCCACGCTGGCAGAGAATCGGTGGATGCACATGGCAGTGACAGATCAGCAGATCATGACTATTGTTCTTTTTCCAAGCAGAGCTTGCATAGTGACCACAACCAACTGGTGGTATCCAAAGTAAGACAGAAATTGCATAGCTTGGATGACAAACTCTCTTCTGTGACTCTCAGCTACTCAGGACTTGAGACTGTATTGTTACTTTTGGAGAATGTTGATCGGTGCATAAATGGAAATCTAGAAGAAAAGGATGTGACAGAAGCTGTACTAGCCCTGCTAAAGGCCAAAGACTGGGGCTGTATGTATTCCAGTAACCTGCTTAGTTGTGTAGGACGTTGGCTTGGCCAGCAGTTTCATGCagccaacagcagcatcagccaGAAGGTGGAGGGCTTTAAAGTTCATCATATTGAGAGAATTAGTGACTTGCCACCTGCTGAGGAACTGGCCACAGAGCTGTTCCCAGAAGCAATGCAAACACTACTGCTTCACTGGATGGGTT is a window from the Acanthopagrus latus isolate v.2019 chromosome 5, fAcaLat1.1, whole genome shotgun sequence genome containing:
- the si:ch211-110p13.9 gene encoding uncharacterized protein si:ch211-110p13.9, with translation MAGNLTIPLTLPQWDGGSRKIRFIHLVDQTSFRLTDCPNKSSVVPLFLGADLFSHTDIRTENHPRHHAKFAKKGLATKIHFSSEFRFHGLKVPTVSNSLWFYSVEGLFRVAFEMYSKQEQLAVLENFQDVWKSQINGSPLKTSYSLSVQLDFAISSNLHDIETSNETPSQPLHCHAGRESVDAHGSDRSADHDYCSFSKQSLHSDHNQLVVSKVRQKLHSLDDKLSSVTLSYSGLETVLLLLENVDRCINGNLEEKDVTEAVLALLKAKDWGCMYSSNLLSCVGRWLGQQFHAANSSISQKVEGFKVHHIERISDLPPAEELATELFPEAMQTLLLHWMGLSEESTLEKRHSEFPILLLILEFANHNLITGVAHVLYSSLICK